A segment of the Salmo trutta chromosome 3, fSalTru1.1, whole genome shotgun sequence genome:
GGTAATATGATGATTGATGCgcttggctgctgtttgacaaatacaaatacccttctgtccataataatctcatcatgtaggctataccctagctgtatctgcgagctgttatATCGGCAGAGTTAAAAATGGAATGGAAACACATTTAACTTCTATTGTTTATTTGGTGCATAGGAATTTAACCACAGGAGTTGTTTTATGTGGACTAGATCATCACACACAACATTTTACccacaagtcaatttgatggaaacatctctggtgggaaaatgcacattttgtttttatgtGTATTTTAGAAAATTTGCATGAAAACCTGTTACCAATTGGATGTAAACCTAGCTACTGAGCTGATTTGGTGAAATTCCACTGGCAAAAACTACAGGAAAGAAGACAATTACTCTGTCACCAGTCATTGTGTGTCACTTTTGCCACATGAACTGTTCTTCCAGGAAGAAATCACAAAATTATCCCATAGGCTAATAGGCACATAGGCTAATGGAATTTCCTACAATGTTTTGTTTGTGTAGTATTTTATGAAGTAAGTGAGTGAAGGAAAATATATACCCATTTATTTtattgatgaaataaaaataattattccAAAAGATCCCACTTGTCAGACACTGGTTGAATACAAATTGTTTCCACATTGTTCCTGTGTTTTTAATGTTGGTACAAGCTGTTTCTGGGAATATGTCTTTCTGCATGCACCTAAATGTTAATCTATGTATTTAGATATTTGGCATCTACACAAGCAGCCAGTTATATTCACCACAAATGGAAGTGCTCCCCATAACAGAAGACACTGTGGGCCACTCTGTCTATCTAGTGATGAAAAGGAAGCCTGTTGCTGGGTTTCAGAGTCTGTTTTCTGGAGGAAATAATAACACTCCAGAGAGGATAACACTGATAGATGTGTTTTTATGTGTCTGACCTGCCCCTGGAGATGTATCAGACAGacacaaaatatacatttaaaaacttTTATGTCTCTGAAACCTGTGTTTCATCTGGGGATAACTGTACAGTCAGTCAAAGAAGAGAGAGGATATACAGTAAGAGAGAGgatatgagagagaaagagcgttCACCATTCTCTTTACGTAAGAGAGAAAACTAGTGTCTGGTTGACATATGGTTGAAAATATATGcattaaatgcaacaatgtttacAGTGTAATACAAAAAGAAACACGACTGCATATCAATTAAATGTTATTGTTGCTTTTTGATCCCAGAAACATGGCAAACGATGATTGAATGGTAGCCAACCTCTGAGGGTACAATAGCAAAGAAACAAGAGTTCATGCCTCGAAGACAAAGCTGTCATCATACTGAGggtgttattttgtgtgtgtgtgtgtgtgtgtgtgtgtgtgtgtgtgtgtgtgtgtgtgtgtgtgtgtgtgtgtgtgtgtgtgtgtgtgtgtgtgtgtgtgtgtgtgtgtgtgtgtttgtcctctaAGGTATCAGTGGTTGGCTGTCTTTAGGGTTCCTCTGATCTGCCCCCCTCTCCCAGCCCTGGCGTATGCGGGTGATGGTTCGGTCCACACAGGGTGTGATGAGCAGCAGCTTGAGTAGCAGCACCACAGAGGGAAGCACCAGACACAGCATGTAGCCCGGTGGGGTGTACCACTTGTAGGTGGAGGAACTCAGGAATCTGTTCCAGCCGTACAGGTAGGTGTGCGCCGTACACAACAGCAGAGTCAGGTGACCCAGCTTGGACTGGTGGGGGAGAACATAACACAAACatatgaaccacacacacacacacacgccaggcacgtgcacagatagAGTTCTAAGGAAGTTTGAGCACCTGCCCTTTTGCTCTCCTATGAGAAAATAAACTTGCATACGCCAGGGCTTGTTTGAATTTGTCTATTTTCTCTATTGCTATTTAAATAAATTGCCCATCAAACCTTGCTAATttctcctttttttattttggaaAATGTCCCCTCCCCACCCTTCTGCCCCCAGTAGGCCTGAGGCTGATGCAGCAGCAGAACATACTCCAATCACAGGTAAAGTCTAGTTAGATAGTTATTCTGTTGAAacaaactaactagctagctaactacctcCTTCTACATTCACTATGATCAGCTGATATCCCACCCCTCATTGTCCTCTCTTtgagcagtaggctataagcttGCTTACAATGGCGTTAGTGGGATTTGCATAAAATAAAGGTCTACTCTATGCTTTTCTATGGGGGTCTTTTTTCACTTTGAGCACGTCCCATCCAAAGGTCTGTGCATGGCCCTGACACATGCACAAGCACACCcaaactcacacactcacacacaattaTCTTAAATATATAGTTTAGCTTTAGGATAGCCTATTGAACATGCACGCGTTTATCCCAGATAGGGCTAATAACACTCTAGGCATTGGAGCTGTGCAAGGAGAAGCCTGGAGAAACCTCAGAAACAGGCTGGCCAGATAAATCTCCCTTAATTGACCCTTAACTAAACCTCACCCCAGAATATTAGGCAACCAATCGCAGTGCTCCGTTGGATAgtgttttttctccaatttatgctttggccacaaatactggtataggatgagtcaacaacctTATCTTGTTAAGAGTTAACAGAACATAAACTTttaaagtgagattttcactggacagttactttaaaacaCAATTTAAGATCATCCTAAGTGGTTTTCtccggaaatcccgggggggacgggtgggacacgacccccccatcctgggaaaaatatgatttgtccccccaatatatcactgaaacataactatgtaatttaaataatattaataatacgcaatgaaagcaattgtgctgattatagacacttaatagcgcgtttttaagtttcaaaagattgcaacccccccaccctttgcctcacaatggtttgatccactgccagttccttagttggcaaggtaacagaggggtcgtatccactgtctgaaaggcactcaatgaacgtaactgacgtgaggttaatccagtcaatcgcgcacacacactagctgaatatgcagcgctagcgcgcaaatattaactattaagctagctagtacctattccatttatgtggcctcgtcaaagatggaatctttgctatcgtcaatttattccaagatcagcatgcagatgatgtaagttagtgcttcaaagtccctgtgataaggttaccgataaactgaagtccaaactgaacagaactacactctcttctaccattgtcttaaatatatttaatggtctcgttgtaaaagctaaattgtcgcaagggaacttttatttatttattttatttcacctttatttaacccgggtagcaaagattatagcaaacaccactgaaatggAATTGGTGCGCGCTAGCTTtccaaattcagctattgttggaagccagccaatatgaaacaaactattaaaattacaaaaggttgcagcatatgttgtgtaaatggtgaactcatacagctgtcaattcttgtcattttaatccgtttcacatttgctagctaccttttagatggaagcccaaatagaatgataaaagataagatgatagaagcccatctcctactgtaaataacctacacactgtgtgtgtgtgtagccagccagccaggtagaaaaatggcagaaaaataaaagacggacatcagagtatttttcagtacaccaaaacgcaaagtaagaaccctagtagcctaatatctcaaagactagttgataaaatgttcataagaaagaaatgaaattctaatggaaatgtttcacaatgatgtcattaggcagagcaggcaacagatggcacacagacagcagagttggggacagatatgcagggacagactggcagagacagggagtctcaggtaagtttgttgagtctttgtttggcaacattatgaaaggttctcaatttttttgacttaaaataaaataggaacataattggaaaatgccatggatacccccactctcaacttaaactggtgactgaactaagatttgttaaaggcaatggtattgctgttgtgattagttgtgtagttttgggtaccggtagttaggagtacggcaaacaccttatttctttggttcttcaatatacatttaccatattacaatgtaggctatgtgttacagcactacttttggtgtccccctcaggaattgctcttgagaaaatttaatgtaattgtcccctccaaagatgatatcagattttcgcacCTGCCTTCACAGAGACAGACctccagaggtgggaccaagtcattgtttaaCAAGTCAGAAGTAAGTCtaaagtcttagcactcaagtcccaagtcaagaccgacaagtctcaagtcctaaactttaagtttcgagtcctaaacaagtcataatgtgctcttcaccaaatgtaataccatttcatatttttaacaagagtaatagttagtatattacatttacgcaaatcatgaatgcttttaaaaatatagatatgcattactttccatggaaatacatgggttgCCATTAGAAAGtcccatgtccccccccccccacatagcGATCGACTATCGAGGATCACTATGGGGcgcaaccttaacacacacacacacacacacacacacacacacacacacacacacacacacacacacaccctctctgtgtgtggttacagtaggctaacgtatgtcaatggttttaggaacagcaataacatcaggcaggatttagctAGTTGgtgctcaatcttgggtgcaatgaacACGTTCCCACACTGACTGattgtgtggaggctcattgatttaatgttacgttagcctacatgctacactagcaaagttataaattatatagctgtcggctatattcgCCACGACTTATCgctctttgtgcagcttcaaatgtcgaacaaagttggaagttgttgcgcctccgtctgtaattttcttcctgcatgttttgcaagttgcaatttgttttttgttgatacagcgaagtctttatatccaaaaataataattttggatATCATCTTTCCAAatgctccatctgaattcacccgctgacgttcctctgcactgccaagCGCAACTTTTTATctgctggcacaatttgattggctgctgtccgatacAAATTGTAAtctgttaaatgaagagttgatgcgctgcacactttttttaatagcatcatttttaatatttgggcttgggggggtatcaagtcaggtcgagtcaaaaggctcaagactcacacacacacacgtacacacacacacacacagacagaggcgTCGGGCCAATATGCGCACCacagatttgtcctgtttaaacatttttaataatatagtttctctgtaatactactagccacctagcaattttaggTTCCCAATCTCATAACCTCATATATAGCCACCAATAAGttatttcaggctatcaatcaagttagtgtagctagcttgtctaaatATCTTAGCTGGCACACCCGCTGGCAAGGTTTCACCCGGATTtgagcagagatgcagagaaataTTTAGTTTCTTAAAAAAAGACTAACCAgtcagacagctcaagaggtatgcttagatatttTACATATAATTAAGTATAATGATTATGGTTCCAGATTACAGGAAACATCTGTTTCAGATGTTTGATAAATGCCAAATTCTCCAACTTCAGACCCCCAGCCCGGACTATCACCAAGCCATCCTCAGACACTGTAATTTGTGTCCCCTCAATTTCTGGGGGCGGATGATGCCCCTGCACATACATCTCTAGGTGAATTCTCCTGGCCTGTTCTAATATAATCCTCCTAAATTATATCTGATGAATAACTTAACATTTAAATCACTGCACCAATTTGAGGGGAATTAATGAATTAGAGAATGAGCCAGAGTTTCTCCTTATTATCCCCAGCACATAACCTCTGGCTTGTCTGCTGAAAATCAGATTACTTTCCTGGAGTACTATTGCATTCTGGCCTGGATGTTGGCTCTGCACCCCGCATGAATACGTCAATAGGGGAAATACCGAAGGAGATAAGTGTACaaattagggctgggaattgccagggacctcaagaTACAacattatcacaatacttaggtgcgATACGAAACGTATTGtaattctcacgattctatatgtattatgATTCGATACTTTGATTTGATTGTGATTTGACGTTCCAAACATATTattcactatatgtctgctgcagagagacaagagagagcatgagaaaacgTTTTATCAGTCATGGAGATAAAAGGGCTGAAAACATTGTCTCACTATTTCAAAAGAAGATGAGAACAatctataggatgaaaaataccagcggtacagccgactagcgctagctaacgctacctagcAACAAGAAAAGGGGGGGGGCAGTTACAAATCAatacttggagtcaaagtatcaatataatatagtccaaaataatattgcgatatttaACTGTATCGATAACCCCACCGCTAGTAAAAATGGCCAGAAAATGAGTGCCTCGCAAGTGTGTCTGGCTTAAGCATTCAGTGTGACCGGTCCTGGTGATCCCACCTGTACGAAGCTGAACTCCCTCCAGCTGAGAGAGTTAATGACGGAGGGAAGAGATGTGATTCCCAATAGGACGTACAGGCCAAATCCCAGAATTCCCAGGGACAAGTAGGAATCGTCATGCCAGGCCGTTGTGGTATCAAACATTGTGGTCCTGTTCTCTCTGatctgggggagagagacagagagagagagcaagagagagaagagaaagaatgTGAGAAAGAGGAAGCGTGAGAGCAAGGGAGAGGCGTATCCAGTATAATCAAAACCAGTGCCTGAATCctgctatatactgtaggtgtgtgtccAATGTACAGATGTACTATATGAGCTTAATATGACCAGTATtgtgtcacagcaaaataatcctgcagcaacaggattttaacGTTTTGTCCATTTACACTTTTCCGCCAATGTAATGTTACTTGATTGGTGgctaggctattagctggccaaaattaggctacatgaaaagtgcaacaCTGTTaagacatgctccggaactttggTGTTTTTGAAACCTcctgctttgggctggatgtctcaatgtgtagttcatacattcATAATCAATGAGCAAAATTACTTTCTTACCACAATTAGCCACGAAATACttagtttgaaagcgactgttttctTGAACCTGTACAacgccattttccctacatttccccCATATGGGCCAGCCCCCTGGCAATTTGAGTTTTAGCCAAAGAGCCCCtcacatttgagtgacagctagcaagaggccTGCCCAGCATCATCCAATGAGGTTGCGTGGTGGGCCCAACGGCTCAGtgcccacagcagagagagagagaaaccaatgacgtggtgcacatatctgcacaaaTGTAACATAGTACACGTTtttggggaccacttttggctcatgaGTGCTACGTTCAGAACTACTAGCTAAAACGTATACAAAAGTTCAGGAGAATCTCTTTAATGTAACCATGTATTAGTGTGAATTTTTGTAAATCTTGCggcgcaggaaaattctcagcgacAACAaagtggtcaaattaagatcctacatctgtacacaatTTTGTCTACTCACTGTTCACTGTTTTGAAAGTGTTTCATTTGGTGTTACAGCTAGGTAGCTGTTCTTACCAGAGAGACAGTGTGTTCAGTGACCCAGAACATCACAGAGTACCTGAGAACAAAATCAATACTTGCTTTACTAAAAACTAAAGGAAGATAcatgccactgtgtgtgtgtgtgcatgcgtgtgcattTGAGTGTGTGCTCCACTGACCGTATGGGTATGATCAGTGTATAGAGCACGTGCAGAAAGGCGAACCCCAGCGACAGTAGACCCAGCTGTTTCCTGCACAGCATCCAGCGATCCAGCCAATTAGGGAAGCGCCTGATGTTAAACATACATAAACACTTATAATCAACATAAATACATATGCAACCTCGTGTGAACATacatgcatgcaaacacacacacacacacacacacagagaggtctGACCTGTACTTGGTGCCTCTGTAGAGCTGCAGGAAGGAAGCAAGGACACCAGGCAGGTAACAGAGAGACAGCATGATCAGAGACACGATGGGAcacacctggagagaacacacacacatcttaaacagctggtaacacacacagaaacaaacagaACACAAACACTCAGAGGGCCTGTGGGCCAGTACCTGGTTGGCCAGTGAGACCATGATTCTGAAGGAGATGTCTTTGCCCTGGGTGACGTATGCATAGATGACGTATCTGATCAGCAGGTAGAAGAAGAAGGCAGCACTGAGGCCAATGGCGATGCGCAGGGGGAGCCTCCACTGGGGGAACAGCTGTAGGGGGAAGTCCTCCAGCTCCCGGGCCACTGAGATAGAGCCCCGGTCCAGGGCACTGAGACCCAGCTTGGTGGCTACCGCTATCACCGCCTCCTTGGCCTCCGCACTTTCCCCGCAGATATACACCTAACATATAATTATGCacatacagtggggtctgaaatcattgacacccttgataaagattagcaaaaatgcctgtacaaaataaatcattcaaacactgagctatattgtatgctccaaaaaaaTGGGAAATTATAATATTTTGTACTAATACAATTCCTGAGAGaaagatattttgtttaacaagtaataaaaaaaaatctcaaaaagTTATGGGTCAAAATGACACCCCTGTTATCAATACTTTTCAATAGCTCACTTTGCGAGGATAacaacactgagcctttttcgAAAATGATAGAAAAATGCAAATgactggagtttgctaaacggcattggtACTTGGATTGGGACATGTGCTTTTGTCAGATGACATGACAATAGACCTCCTTGACCGAGCATGCCAGTTGTGGATTTGGCGTTGAAAAACAGAAGCATATACAGAAagtacttacatttacattttaggcatttagcagacactcttatccagagcaattggggttaagcgcctcgctcaagggcacatcaacagatgtttcacctagtcagcttggggattcaaaccagcaacctctctgttactggcctaatgctcttaaccactaggctacctgccaccccataccTAATgttaaatattgtggatctttgatgttatgggactATTTCATCCTCgagcccttgttaaggtcaacggcataaTTAACTTAACCCAGTACCTTGACATTTAgcaaaaaacctggttgcctctgccaggatgTTGGAACTTGTCatcaagtggatcttccagcgagacaatgaccccaaacactaATAAAAATCCACAAACAAATGGTTAATTGGCCCAAAAGAATTGCTCtgaatgtgttctccaactcataaaacacGTTAGAAAAATGCTCAGTGTATTTATCCTCACAAGGGGAAGGTactagagtattgaaaacaggggtgaaTTTGCATTGAATATAGCTCAGtcattgaattatttattttcatcagtcttttttgcaattttttttgCTCAAAGGTCCCAATAAATATTGATCGGTTGGTATTTGTACTAATTCAACTAACTGTTGTGGTTTATATTTGGCggcaaaacaaataaaacaattttTTGTTTCTTTTGAAATAACTCAAATATTATTTGGTTTTCTGAGAGCTGAATTTGAATATCAAAGAAAAGTATTGCCTTTGAAAACTCTATATTCAACTACCCAAAGTATTTGAAAAGTTGGTatattcaaataaaatacaaaataaaataaaaattcccaggtttggtttgtgtgtgtcaccttgtgtgtgtgtgcatgcttctCTCTACAGAGGATGCACAATACCGGTTTCTAGTTCCAGAATGAAGATGTTCTTATTTAGCACAGAGGGGAGAAAGTAAAATCAACATGCTGACAGTCAAAATGtatagtgccttcaaaaagtattccaccccttgacttta
Coding sequences within it:
- the LOC115180351 gene encoding metalloreductase STEAP4 isoform X2, yielding MTGQERSEEKSECVSLSPMMEADPALPESERVCVFGTGDLGHSLGLRLLQAGYGVVFGSRRPHSSSRLPHGAQVLGHAAAAQSAHLIFIAVQREHYDFLVPLANQLKGKVLVDLSNNLRKNQYPEANAEYLQSLVPGAEVVKGFNTLSAWSLQNGPSDANRQVYICGESAEAKEAVIAVATKLGLSALDRGSISVARELEDFPLQLFPQWRLPLRIAIGLSAAFFFYLLIRYVIYAYVTQGKDISFRIMVSLANQVCPIVSLIMLSLCYLPGVLASFLQLYRGTKYRRFPNWLDRWMLCRKQLGLLSLGFAFLHVLYTLIIPIRYSVMFWVTEHTVSLIRENRTTMFDTTTAWHDDSYLSLGILGFGLYVLLGITSLPSVINSLSWREFSFVQSKLGHLTLLLCTAHTYLYGWNRFLSSSTYKWYTPPGYMLCLVLPSVVLLLKLLLITPCVDRTITRIRQGWERGADQRNPKDSQPLIP
- the LOC115180351 gene encoding metalloreductase STEAP4 isoform X1 codes for the protein MQRTFHCRSSTAEVFACLCSGMTGQERSEEKSECVSLSPMMEADPALPESERVCVFGTGDLGHSLGLRLLQAGYGVVFGSRRPHSSSRLPHGAQVLGHAAAAQSAHLIFIAVQREHYDFLVPLANQLKGKVLVDLSNNLRKNQYPEANAEYLQSLVPGAEVVKGFNTLSAWSLQNGPSDANRQVYICGESAEAKEAVIAVATKLGLSALDRGSISVARELEDFPLQLFPQWRLPLRIAIGLSAAFFFYLLIRYVIYAYVTQGKDISFRIMVSLANQVCPIVSLIMLSLCYLPGVLASFLQLYRGTKYRRFPNWLDRWMLCRKQLGLLSLGFAFLHVLYTLIIPIRYSVMFWVTEHTVSLIRENRTTMFDTTTAWHDDSYLSLGILGFGLYVLLGITSLPSVINSLSWREFSFVQSKLGHLTLLLCTAHTYLYGWNRFLSSSTYKWYTPPGYMLCLVLPSVVLLLKLLLITPCVDRTITRIRQGWERGADQRNPKDSQPLIP